One segment of Thermococcus profundus DNA contains the following:
- a CDS encoding DUF4040 domain-containing protein: MNCITCIEYIVVTLMVISAILAVEWRDLLAAVVGMAAVSLFASLLFFMLQAPDVAMTEAAIGAALSGAVFIFAIKRTQRFETEEEEKPGWWVRW, from the coding sequence ATGAACTGTATAACCTGTATCGAGTACATAGTAGTGACCCTTATGGTAATCTCAGCAATACTAGCCGTCGAGTGGAGGGATCTGCTCGCGGCAGTCGTTGGAATGGCGGCAGTTAGCCTCTTCGCCTCACTGCTGTTCTTCATGCTCCAGGCCCCGGACGTCGCGATGACCGAGGCGGCGATAGGTGCGGCACTCAGCGGAGCGGTGTTCATCTTCGCCATCAAGAGAACCCAGCGCTTTGAGACCGAAGAGGAGGAGAAGCCCGGCTGGTGGGTGAGGTGGTGA
- a CDS encoding Na(+)/H(+) antiporter subunit B yields the protein MLKRSLAIITILIIGYWLAQSLAGVPFGEDKMLVGQYYLDHVKDQTGAVNAVTAIVVNYRGFDTLGEVTVLFIASTGVGALLWRKRKKRTAKTEGSVVLTTGSELLFPFVVLFGSYIFIHGHLTPGGGFPGGATIATAFLLLYMAFVSYEIPHKAFEKTEGLAGMGYVLVGLTGLAIGGYFLFDWIWQTWQWGTGNIGRLFSGGFIPIIYTLIGIKVGTELSGIIDNMLKEEVRE from the coding sequence ATGCTCAAGCGTTCTCTTGCGATAATCACCATCCTGATAATAGGCTACTGGCTGGCCCAGAGCCTCGCTGGAGTCCCCTTCGGGGAGGACAAGATGCTCGTTGGACAGTATTACCTTGACCACGTCAAGGATCAGACTGGTGCAGTAAACGCCGTAACTGCAATAGTCGTCAACTACCGTGGTTTCGATACCCTCGGTGAGGTCACAGTCCTGTTCATCGCCTCAACCGGAGTTGGAGCGCTCCTCTGGAGAAAGAGAAAGAAGAGGACTGCAAAGACCGAGGGTTCAGTTGTCCTGACGACTGGAAGCGAACTCCTGTTCCCGTTCGTGGTTCTGTTCGGTTCATACATATTCATCCACGGACACCTGACACCGGGAGGAGGTTTCCCGGGTGGGGCAACGATAGCCACCGCGTTCCTCCTGCTCTACATGGCCTTCGTCTCCTACGAGATCCCGCACAAGGCCTTTGAGAAGACAGAGGGATTAGCGGGAATGGGCTACGTTCTCGTCGGCCTCACAGGCCTTGCCATAGGGGGATACTTCCTCTTCGACTGGATATGGCAGACCTGGCAGTGGGGCACCGGCAACATAGGCAGGCTCTTCAGCGGAGGGTTCATACCGATCATCTACACCCTGATCGGCATCAAGGTCGGCACGGAGCTCAGCGGAATCATCGACAACATGCTCAAGGAGGAGGTGAGAGAATGA
- a CDS encoding NADH-quinone oxidoreductase subunit K yields the protein MNVPDISVYYFGAISLILIGLYAVLVKKNLLKMLVGLSIMETGVNLLLISVGYVSGKSAPILSEGIGPKGAVDPIPQALVLTAIVIGVATTAMALSAAIILYERYGTLNVEEIRRLRG from the coding sequence ATGAACGTTCCCGACATAAGCGTCTACTACTTCGGAGCGATCTCCCTCATCCTCATCGGCCTCTACGCGGTGCTCGTGAAGAAGAACCTGCTGAAGATGCTCGTGGGGCTCAGCATAATGGAGACCGGTGTCAACCTCCTCCTGATCAGCGTTGGGTACGTCTCAGGAAAGAGCGCCCCGATACTGAGTGAGGGGATAGGCCCAAAGGGAGCCGTCGACCCGATTCCCCAGGCACTTGTCCTCACGGCAATAGTCATCGGTGTCGCCACGACCGCTATGGCCCTTAGTGCTGCTATAATCCTTTACGAGAGGTACGGTACGCTTAACGTTGAGGAGATAAGGAGGTTGAGAGGATGA
- a CDS encoding proton-conducting transporter transmembrane domain-containing protein yields the protein MNGQYASLLIALPLISAFFVPLIKGLGNKAVKYYLILITAIQAGIAGWVFSEVYRTGEPIIVMAGGWRPPVGINLYIGHFAALFVLIVAIVSFFMAIFSLKAVETEPIDKYAMLFLLLMLGATGMIATGDIFNLFVFMEITSITAYALTAYNKTGEAAEASLKYMILGGIGSSFFLIGIALIYGATGTLNMAHLAILAGGIDAKVAEAGLALLIFGLAVEAELFPLNAWAPDAYQAAPHPITAMFSAFVVKAGIYAAARLLYIMQGASGWSSVLKLVVTMAALTVFVAEFAALRQKDVKRMIAYSSISQIGMIAFALALGTQAGVEAGVFHMVNHAIVKALLFLAVGYVGIALGGTRIENFAGLGKRMPLTALAVTVGSLSAIGLPMFNIFWSKLRILLAGVDAGYTWGVALILGASVVEAVYYLRLIHTIWFTGEGERIRENLAIGTIAVFLVLLIIFIGIYPNYFWTVSQKAGEDIFNVVQYVKNVPLMGVGP from the coding sequence ATGAACGGGCAGTACGCTTCACTCCTCATCGCGTTGCCCCTGATCAGTGCCTTCTTCGTCCCGCTGATCAAGGGACTTGGAAACAAGGCCGTAAAATACTACCTGATACTGATAACCGCCATTCAGGCTGGAATAGCGGGATGGGTATTCAGCGAGGTCTACAGAACTGGAGAGCCGATAATAGTCATGGCCGGCGGCTGGAGGCCACCGGTTGGAATCAACCTCTACATCGGCCACTTCGCGGCCCTCTTCGTGCTCATAGTTGCAATAGTCAGCTTCTTCATGGCAATCTTCAGCCTGAAGGCGGTTGAGACCGAGCCGATAGACAAGTACGCCATGCTCTTCCTGCTCCTCATGCTTGGAGCGACTGGTATGATAGCGACGGGCGATATCTTCAACCTCTTCGTCTTCATGGAGATAACATCCATAACCGCCTACGCCCTCACAGCCTACAACAAGACGGGAGAGGCTGCCGAGGCTTCACTCAAGTACATGATACTTGGGGGAATCGGCTCAAGCTTCTTCCTTATCGGCATAGCCCTCATCTACGGAGCGACCGGAACCCTCAACATGGCCCACCTGGCGATCCTCGCGGGCGGCATCGATGCCAAGGTCGCTGAGGCTGGACTTGCGCTCCTCATATTCGGCCTTGCGGTCGAGGCAGAGCTCTTCCCGCTCAATGCGTGGGCGCCGGATGCATACCAGGCCGCACCGCATCCGATAACCGCCATGTTCTCGGCCTTCGTCGTCAAAGCTGGTATCTACGCGGCCGCCAGGCTCCTCTACATAATGCAGGGCGCAAGCGGCTGGAGCTCCGTCCTCAAGTTGGTCGTAACGATGGCCGCCCTGACGGTGTTCGTTGCCGAGTTCGCGGCCCTGAGACAGAAGGACGTCAAGAGGATGATCGCTTACTCATCCATAAGCCAGATAGGCATGATAGCCTTCGCCCTGGCCCTTGGAACGCAGGCAGGCGTTGAGGCTGGAGTTTTCCACATGGTCAACCACGCCATAGTAAAAGCACTCCTGTTCCTCGCCGTCGGCTACGTTGGGATAGCCCTCGGGGGAACTAGGATTGAGAACTTCGCTGGTCTCGGCAAGAGGATGCCGCTGACTGCCTTAGCCGTGACGGTGGGTTCCCTATCAGCCATCGGACTGCCGATGTTCAACATCTTCTGGAGCAAGCTCAGGATCCTCCTGGCGGGTGTGGACGCGGGCTACACCTGGGGCGTGGCACTGATCCTCGGCGCCAGCGTCGTGGAGGCAGTCTATTACCTCAGGCTCATCCACACCATTTGGTTCACCGGGGAAGGCGAAAGGATCCGCGAAAACCTCGCCATAGGCACCATAGCGGTCTTCCTAGTACTGCTGATCATCTTCATAGGAATCTACCCGAACTACTTCTGGACAGTGTCCCAGAAGGCTGGTGAGGATATATTCAACGTCGTTCAGTACGTTAAGAACGTTCCTCTAATGGGGGTGGGACCATGA
- a CDS encoding proton-conducting transporter transmembrane domain-containing protein, with product MSFIPADYVIPLLLLVPAVSGVLAWIFDTKGIREILGLIGGLTPLVIIAATYGDVTGEPINYSINAGVFTLNFQLSTMTWYFAAVAAVVAAAMVFGLVSTTKSGYEWMFSLLSVTGLLGVFTSHDFAGFFLFWEIMTFASFMMVLRYNRHASLKYFVLSVIGAYSMLLAIAIIYAKTGALDFSDVARAMGLSAYGMVDFGRTDTILVYALFLVAFGVKAGTWPLHVWAPEAYSETNQSYTSFFSGALSKAGIFGFVLVYALMAGKLYVELGSFHGHPTFTYIFAWLGAITVVVASFLAVLQEDIRKLLAYSSVGQVGYILLAIGVGSGLGFAGAFFHVLSHALFKGLFWLVTAALILRTGKTRFEDFGGLAEKMPITFAMGLIAVLSLAGIPPMAGFASKWLIYEAAIQEHMPLVAGAIFLGSALAFAYVVRFLYAIWFGQRPSDLDDVQEAPLPLLIGMGILGLLNVVFGIAPGLVVDFLNKFVNTGVVVESYYSISTATGTYNALSVALILVVGIAIAGLIYIYGANARKIPVTNTYQSGNPVTEEFNLSIRRNFYRPLAEALEFWLRYSFDRFYERLSGIFEDFADWLREGFYNGNIQSYSWYLAVVLLILALWGVL from the coding sequence ATGAGCTTCATACCCGCTGACTACGTTATACCTCTCCTGCTACTCGTTCCGGCGGTAAGCGGAGTGCTGGCATGGATATTTGACACAAAGGGAATACGGGAGATACTGGGGCTTATAGGGGGCCTCACACCTCTGGTCATCATAGCGGCCACCTACGGCGACGTCACCGGTGAGCCCATAAACTACTCAATCAACGCTGGAGTCTTCACCCTCAACTTCCAGCTCAGCACAATGACCTGGTACTTCGCGGCGGTAGCGGCTGTCGTGGCCGCGGCAATGGTTTTCGGGCTGGTCTCAACTACTAAGAGCGGCTACGAGTGGATGTTCTCCCTCCTCAGCGTCACGGGCCTGCTGGGAGTATTCACCTCCCACGACTTTGCGGGCTTCTTCCTGTTCTGGGAGATAATGACCTTCGCCAGCTTCATGATGGTGCTCCGCTACAACAGGCACGCCTCCCTGAAGTACTTCGTGCTCAGCGTCATTGGAGCCTACTCGATGCTCCTCGCCATCGCAATAATCTACGCAAAGACCGGTGCCCTCGACTTCAGTGACGTTGCGAGGGCAATGGGACTCTCGGCGTACGGGATGGTGGACTTCGGAAGGACCGACACGATCCTCGTGTATGCACTGTTCCTCGTGGCCTTCGGCGTCAAGGCCGGAACCTGGCCCCTCCACGTCTGGGCTCCGGAGGCCTACAGCGAGACCAACCAGAGCTACACCAGCTTCTTCAGCGGCGCCCTGAGCAAGGCCGGAATCTTCGGTTTCGTACTGGTCTACGCACTGATGGCAGGGAAGCTCTACGTTGAGCTCGGATCCTTCCACGGGCACCCGACCTTCACCTACATCTTCGCGTGGCTCGGAGCGATAACCGTGGTGGTTGCCAGCTTCCTAGCCGTCCTTCAGGAAGATATAAGGAAGCTCCTCGCCTACTCATCCGTCGGTCAGGTCGGCTACATACTCCTGGCCATCGGAGTCGGCAGCGGACTCGGCTTCGCGGGTGCGTTCTTCCACGTCCTCAGCCACGCCCTATTCAAGGGTCTCTTCTGGCTAGTCACCGCGGCCTTGATACTCAGGACCGGCAAGACGAGGTTTGAGGACTTTGGAGGGCTGGCCGAGAAGATGCCCATCACCTTTGCCATGGGACTCATAGCCGTCCTCAGCCTCGCTGGAATACCGCCGATGGCGGGCTTCGCGAGCAAGTGGCTCATCTATGAGGCGGCGATACAGGAGCACATGCCCCTCGTTGCTGGAGCGATCTTCCTCGGAAGCGCCCTGGCATTCGCGTACGTCGTCAGGTTCCTCTACGCGATCTGGTTCGGCCAGAGGCCGAGCGACCTCGACGATGTCCAGGAGGCACCACTCCCGCTCCTCATTGGCATGGGCATCCTCGGGCTCCTCAACGTGGTCTTCGGCATAGCCCCAGGACTCGTGGTGGACTTCCTCAACAAGTTCGTTAACACGGGCGTCGTTGTCGAGAGCTACTACTCGATCAGCACTGCAACCGGAACCTACAACGCCCTGAGCGTCGCCCTGATCCTCGTCGTCGGCATCGCCATAGCCGGGCTGATCTACATTTACGGCGCAAACGCCCGGAAGATACCCGTCACGAACACCTACCAGTCCGGTAACCCGGTTACGGAGGAGTTCAATCTCAGCATAAGGAGGAACTTCTACAGGCCGCTGGCGGAGGCCCTTGAGTTCTGGCTCAGGTACAGCTTCGACAGGTTCTACGAGAGGCTCTCAGGCATCTTCGAGGACTTCGCGGACTGGCTGAGGGAAGGCTTCTACAATGGAAACATCCAGTCCTACTCATGGTACTTGGCAGTGGTGCTTCTCATACTCGCGCTGTGGGGGGTGTTGTGA
- a CDS encoding respiratory chain complex I subunit 1 family protein, with product MIDWKLILEAIGILIYATFMGFIFMGIERKAMARIQRRIGPPIYQPIIDTLKLLGKKESVSHGFIYDFGPIFALGATITALLFLPVANFQLFSSNADLIVVAYLLEVPMLGIMLGAMSSGNPYSAVGVQRGLLTMVAMQLPYGLALIAIVQHFETFKLSEIVALQSLNGWSILVPALLLAMIVFDIVFQAMLGLEPFDIITAPAEISMGPMVEYGGKHAAILFTQHAVQLFAETTFFTILFLGGASNLLELLIKQIAVLFIAIFVASIYPRFTIDQAAKFFWKWPTIIGIIAVLLTM from the coding sequence ATGATAGACTGGAAGCTTATCCTTGAGGCCATTGGGATACTCATCTACGCGACCTTCATGGGCTTCATCTTCATGGGCATAGAGAGGAAGGCCATGGCTAGGATACAGAGGAGAATCGGCCCGCCGATCTACCAGCCTATAATCGACACACTCAAACTCCTGGGCAAGAAGGAGAGCGTCAGCCACGGCTTCATCTACGACTTCGGACCGATCTTTGCCCTGGGGGCAACGATAACCGCCCTCCTCTTCCTTCCCGTCGCCAACTTTCAGCTCTTCAGCAGCAACGCGGACCTCATCGTAGTTGCCTACCTCCTGGAGGTTCCAATGCTGGGAATAATGCTCGGTGCGATGAGCTCAGGCAACCCGTACTCAGCCGTCGGTGTCCAGCGTGGGCTTTTGACCATGGTGGCCATGCAGCTTCCCTACGGCCTCGCGTTGATAGCAATAGTCCAGCACTTCGAAACATTCAAACTGAGTGAGATCGTCGCCCTCCAGAGCTTAAACGGGTGGAGCATACTGGTTCCGGCACTCCTGCTGGCCATGATAGTCTTCGACATAGTCTTCCAGGCGATGCTCGGTCTGGAGCCCTTCGACATAATCACCGCCCCGGCAGAAATTTCAATGGGTCCGATGGTCGAGTACGGAGGCAAGCACGCCGCGATACTTTTCACCCAGCACGCAGTACAGCTCTTCGCTGAAACGACGTTCTTTACCATACTGTTCCTGGGCGGTGCCAGCAACCTGCTAGAACTCCTCATCAAGCAGATAGCGGTGCTCTTCATAGCCATCTTCGTGGCCAGCATCTACCCGAGGTTCACAATTGACCAGGCGGCCAAGTTCTTCTGGAAGTGGCCGACGATAATCGGAATAATAGCCGTCCTCCTGACGATGTGA
- a CDS encoding NuoB/complex I 20 kDa subunit family protein, whose amino-acid sequence MQNGDVVHYELKEFQLFEPLFRWARKKSLWIVAFCTGCGGIEMPPLATARYDFERFGIMPNPAPRMGDLFLITGYVTPKTLKRIIITYEMMQDPKYVLAHGSCPINGGVYWDSYNVVKQLDKYIPVDVAIAGCMPRAEAVMDGIMTIMKKIEDGTADGWKRYRENYEYYRKNQDELFGEGWREKDARRWLAWI is encoded by the coding sequence ATGCAGAACGGTGATGTGGTGCACTACGAACTGAAGGAGTTCCAGCTCTTCGAGCCCCTCTTCAGGTGGGCCAGGAAGAAGAGCCTCTGGATAGTGGCGTTCTGTACGGGATGCGGCGGTATAGAGATGCCGCCGCTCGCCACTGCCAGGTACGATTTCGAGCGCTTCGGAATAATGCCCAACCCCGCCCCAAGGATGGGCGACCTCTTCCTCATCACTGGATACGTTACTCCAAAGACGCTCAAGAGGATAATCATAACCTACGAGATGATGCAGGATCCCAAGTACGTCCTCGCCCACGGCTCCTGCCCGATAAACGGTGGGGTCTACTGGGACTCCTACAACGTCGTCAAACAGCTCGACAAGTACATACCGGTTGACGTGGCCATAGCCGGCTGCATGCCGAGGGCGGAGGCAGTCATGGACGGGATCATGACCATCATGAAGAAGATCGAAGATGGAACCGCCGACGGCTGGAAGCGCTATAGGGAGAACTACGAATACTACAGGAAGAACCAGGACGAACTCTTCGGGGAAGGCTGGCGCGAGAAGGACGCTAGGAGGTGGCTCGCATGGATATGA
- a CDS encoding NADH-quinone oxidoreductase subunit C, which produces MDMKEKPKVEEKVQGETTVEEKPTLPDTKEGKLVKALIEKAPYAEGEVIRERRIKFTVPVERIHEFLELASEKFEMLMQISVVDWLKEGQFEVTYQLWSVSESVHAFVKVRIPRDDAKLPTVMDIWPVAETYEREAHEFFGIVFEGNPRLGPFILEPREYEKHPLRKDFNTLSYVKTIYGEDFDRYDESKTNYVI; this is translated from the coding sequence ATGGATATGAAAGAGAAGCCCAAGGTCGAGGAGAAAGTCCAGGGGGAGACAACCGTGGAGGAGAAGCCGACCCTGCCCGACACCAAAGAGGGAAAGCTCGTGAAGGCGCTCATTGAAAAAGCCCCATACGCGGAGGGGGAGGTTATACGCGAGAGACGCATCAAGTTCACAGTCCCAGTTGAGAGGATACACGAGTTCCTTGAGTTAGCGAGCGAGAAGTTCGAGATGCTCATGCAGATAAGCGTTGTCGACTGGCTCAAGGAGGGACAGTTCGAGGTAACCTATCAGCTCTGGAGCGTGAGCGAGAGCGTTCATGCCTTTGTAAAGGTGAGGATACCAAGGGATGACGCCAAGCTCCCAACGGTCATGGACATCTGGCCGGTGGCGGAGACCTACGAGAGGGAAGCGCACGAGTTCTTCGGAATAGTCTTCGAGGGCAACCCGAGGCTCGGACCCTTCATACTCGAGCCGAGGGAGTACGAGAAGCACCCACTCAGGAAGGACTTCAACACGCTCTCCTACGTCAAGACCATCTACGGTGAGGACTTCGACCGCTATGATGAGAGCAAGACGAACTACGTGATATGA